From the Robertmurraya sp. FSL R5-0851 genome, the window TTTTATCTTTACAATAAGTTTTAGTGAAGTAGTACGGCTAGATGCGTAGAAGAATCTTCCCGTGGCATAGCCGAGACATTTTCCCGAGGTTAATCCAATCAACAAATCTTTAATAAAAAAAGCTATCAAAACGTTCGATAATTATAAGTAATCCTTTCTTTTCAATCTGTTTTGTGTCTACATGATTTCTACTTCATTCAAATTAACCTTTGAGTAAGGTGTGGTTCTAGAATATAATAAGGTTGTACATTGTTAAAGATTAGAAGGGAGATATAAAATCAACAATTTAGATCTGCACAAATTTAAATACTGCTTATCATAAAGTTGAGATCATTTACTATGAAAATTTGGAAATATATATTAGGTTCTATTATTTTATTACTTTCTACTTTCAGCCTCTATACCCTATTTGTACAAAAAAAGTATGGAGAAATAACTTTTGCACAAATAATTGATAACAAAAAATTTAACGCTACATCATTTGAAGCTAAAAAAGATCGATTACCTATTATTAAAATTAAAGATACCGTTTTGTTAGATGCCCCTACTATTAAGCAATTCCCTGAACTACCTAGGGGATGTGAGGTAACATCTCTAGCCATGCTTTTACAATATAAGGGTATAAATGTAGGAAAAATGGAATTAGCCGAAAAAATCCCAAAAGATACAACACCTTTAATAAAAGAAGGTAGTAACATTTCTTGGGGGCATCCTAACGATGGATTCATTGGAGATATGTATTCATATAATAATCCCGGTTACGGTGTATACCATCTTCCAATAAAAAAGCTTGCAGAGGAGTATATGCCAGGGAAAGTAGTTGACCTAACAGGGAGTGAATTTAATGAATTAAAAACATATCTTTCCCTTGGTAGCCCAGTTTGGGTTATTACTAATGCAACATATAATAGTTTACCAGATAGCGCTTTCGAAACCTGGCAAACACCTAGAGGTGATGTGAACATAACGTATAGATTACATTCAGTTCTAATAACAGGTTACGATGATAAGTATGTTTATTTTAATGATCCTTTAAATGGAGGAAAAAATAAAAGGGTTTCTACGGATAATTTTATTGCGGCTTGGGAGCAATTAGGGAGGCAGGCAGTCACCTATTATTAATTACAATGTTTATTAATAAATTTTATAAGAATATTTAATTAATTATTTATATAATAAAAGGGAGAATAGCATGGGAAACAAAAAAAAGCGGACAATTTTTAGAATAAGCTTGTTACTAATAATGTTATTAGCAATATCCTATACACTTTACCAAAATTTCTTTACTGAAAAAATGCGAGTTCAAGCAGGAGAAAAAGCACCTGATTTTTTACTTGAGGATATGCAAGGAAACAAAGTTCAACTTTCTGATCTAAATGGAAAAGGAGTCTTCCTAAATTTCTGGGGAACTTGGTGCAAACCGTGTGAAAAGGAAATGCCCTATATGGAAAGACAGTATAAACATTATAAAGATCTAGGAGTAGAGACATTAGCTATTAATATAGGAGAAAGTGAAGTTGCTATTGAAGCATTTGCCAATAAATATGGTCTTACATTTCCTATACTTAAAGATAAAGATTCAGCTGTTACAGAAACTTATGATATAACTCCTATTCCAACAACATTTTTAATTGATAAGAACGGGACAATAGTGAAGGTCATAACTGGCAGTATGACTGAACGGGATATAGCAAACTATATGGAACTTATTAAACCTTGAGTTAGGTGATGAATTATGGAACAAGTCAATTTATTTTTAGCGTTTGGAGCAGGTCTTCTTTCATTTTTATCACCATGTTCCCTTCCGTTATATCCCGCATTTCTATCTTATATAACTGGGGTGTCGGTAAACGATTTAAAGAACAAAAAACAATCATGATCTTTCGCTCTTAACCCAGGAATGAAAATTGGTTCCCCACTCCATAATGTAGATACCACAAACAGTGAGTATATGACGTGGCTCTTATTGGTGGTCTTACCCTGTACAAAAAACTGTTGGAATGAATTTGGTGCACAACCCATTGTTAGCTCTCTCCTATGAGAGATGACTACGAACAGAAAAATGCTTAATTTCAAATTCATTCCACTGTTTGTGGAATATAATTCTGGAAGGTTGAACAAATGGAAACATTGTACAAACGGTGTGCTGGCTTGGATGTTCACTCAGAGACTATTGTAGCCTGTGTCCTAATGGGTGAATCAGAGGCAGACCTGGTAAAAGAAACTGAAACATTTCCTACTATGACTAAAGACTTGTTTCGGCTTCTAAAGTGGTTAGAAGAAAAACAGGTAACTCATATTGCGATGGAAAGCACTGGCGTTTACTGGAAACCTGTTTATAACATCTTAGAAGATTTTTTTGATATTACCTTGGCAAACGCACAAAGAATCAAAAACGTTCCCGGTAGAAAGACAGATGTGTCAGATGCAGAATGGATTGCCAAATTATTAAGACATGGATTAATAGAGAAGAGCTTTGTTCCTCCAGAGGACATAAGAAATCTAAGGGATCTAACTCGTCTCCGCAAGAAATGGATTGGTCATATGACATCTGAAAAGAATCGAATCCAAAAGGTACTTGAGACTTCAAATATCAAATTAAGTACAGTAATTTCAGATGTATTTGGAGTTTCCGGCAGGAAACTTTTAGAACAACTAATGTCTAATGGTTACTTAGATCAAAAAGACGTTGAACAAAGAATTCATGGTCGAATGGCTCATAAAAAACAGTCAATTACGGACTCCTTGTTTGGTACGATAAATGACCACCAATTATTTCTTATCAAACAATCTTGGATGCACATTGTCTATCTAGAAGAGTTAATATCAGATATTGAAAAAAGGATAGATGAAATCTTAAAAGACTACAAAGAAGAAGTGGATATCATTGTCACGATGACAGGTATTAAAAAAGATACAGCAGCTACAATAATTGCAGAAATCGGAGTAAATATGGAACAATTTCCTACTTCCAAACATATTGCTTCCTGGGCAGGACTATCACCAGGAAATCATGAAAGTGCAGGGAAAAGAAAAAGCACACGGACGGTGAAAGGAAACCCTCATATTAAGTCAGCACTTTGCGAAGCTGCGTGGGCAGCATCACGAAGTAAAAACACCAGGTTATCCGCTAAATATTGGTCACTAGCTGCAAGAAGAGGAAAGAAAAAAGCACTCGTTGCCATTGGACATCGAATGCTTACAATCATCTATCACATGCTAAAGAACAAAGAACCCTACCATGAGTCAACATAAATTAGCAGTATAGACAAAAGTTAAAAAAGATATTCGAGATACCATAAATTTAGGTACCTCTGCTTTCCTATTGCAAAAATTGCATTAATAATATCATTAACACAACTGATCTTGTTTAAACCCATATTTATTTTCACAGAAAAGGGATATTAAATAGAGAAGCTTTCATCCATACAGTTCTTTTTTTAGCAGGATTTTCAATTATTTTTATAGCTTTAGGTTTGTCCACCTCTTTCATCGGTTCGTTTTTTTTAGATTATCAAGATTTACTTAGACAATTAGGTGCCATTTTAATGGTATTCTTTGGTTTAGTACTTTCTGGCCTGCTTAAATTTGATTTTCTTCAATCCGATAAAAAAATAAAATTTCAAAAAAGACCCTCAGGCTATATAGGTTCAATTATTATTGGGATTGGTTTTGCAGCTGGATGGACACCATGTACAGGCCCAATTC encodes:
- a CDS encoding C39 family peptidase; this encodes MKIWKYILGSIILLLSTFSLYTLFVQKKYGEITFAQIIDNKKFNATSFEAKKDRLPIIKIKDTVLLDAPTIKQFPELPRGCEVTSLAMLLQYKGINVGKMELAEKIPKDTTPLIKEGSNISWGHPNDGFIGDMYSYNNPGYGVYHLPIKKLAEEYMPGKVVDLTGSEFNELKTYLSLGSPVWVITNATYNSLPDSAFETWQTPRGDVNITYRLHSVLITGYDDKYVYFNDPLNGGKNKRVSTDNFIAAWEQLGRQAVTYY
- the resA gene encoding thiol-disulfide oxidoreductase ResA, yielding MGNKKKRTIFRISLLLIMLLAISYTLYQNFFTEKMRVQAGEKAPDFLLEDMQGNKVQLSDLNGKGVFLNFWGTWCKPCEKEMPYMERQYKHYKDLGVETLAINIGESEVAIEAFANKYGLTFPILKDKDSAVTETYDITPIPTTFLIDKNGTIVKVITGSMTERDIANYMELIKP
- a CDS encoding IS110 family transposase → METLYKRCAGLDVHSETIVACVLMGESEADLVKETETFPTMTKDLFRLLKWLEEKQVTHIAMESTGVYWKPVYNILEDFFDITLANAQRIKNVPGRKTDVSDAEWIAKLLRHGLIEKSFVPPEDIRNLRDLTRLRKKWIGHMTSEKNRIQKVLETSNIKLSTVISDVFGVSGRKLLEQLMSNGYLDQKDVEQRIHGRMAHKKQSITDSLFGTINDHQLFLIKQSWMHIVYLEELISDIEKRIDEILKDYKEEVDIIVTMTGIKKDTAATIIAEIGVNMEQFPTSKHIASWAGLSPGNHESAGKRKSTRTVKGNPHIKSALCEAAWAASRSKNTRLSAKYWSLAARRGKKKALVAIGHRMLTIIYHMLKNKEPYHEST
- a CDS encoding cytochrome c biogenesis CcdA family protein, giving the protein MHTVLFLAGFSIIFIALGLSTSFIGSFFLDYQDLLRQLGAILMVFFGLVLSGLLKFDFLQSDKKIKFQKRPSGYIGSIIIGIGFAAGWTPCTGPILAGVIALGVSDPGRGLFYMLLYVLGFSIPFLLMSLFIDKMTFLKTHSAVIMALGGILMVLMGVLLYFNMMTKIITFLTPLFGGFTGF